The Nocardioides pantholopis genome window below encodes:
- a CDS encoding MarR family winged helix-turn-helix transcriptional regulator, giving the protein MRDDVDELVEAWARERADLDLAPIAVFSRISRLARHLDLARRAAFTEHGIELWEFDVLAALRRAGAPYELSPGRLLRETLVTSGTMTNRVDRLAARGFVERYPDPADRRGVIVRLTTEGKTAVDGAFTALVEAEKGFLSPLPPAERDQLADLLSALLQPFSR; this is encoded by the coding sequence ATGCGGGACGACGTCGACGAGCTCGTCGAGGCCTGGGCGCGCGAGCGTGCCGACCTCGACCTGGCGCCGATCGCGGTCTTCAGCCGGATCTCCCGCCTGGCCCGCCACCTCGACCTCGCCCGCCGGGCTGCGTTCACCGAGCACGGCATCGAGCTGTGGGAGTTCGACGTGCTCGCGGCGCTGCGCCGCGCCGGTGCGCCGTACGAGCTCTCGCCGGGCCGGCTGCTGCGCGAGACCCTGGTGACCAGCGGCACGATGACCAACCGGGTCGACCGGCTCGCGGCGCGCGGCTTCGTCGAGCGCTACCCCGACCCCGCGGACCGGCGCGGCGTCATCGTGCGGCTCACCACCGAGGGCAAGACCGCCGTCGACGGCGCGTTCACGGCGCTGGTCGAGGCCGAGAAGGGCTTCCTCTCCCCGCTCCCGCCCGCCGAGCGCGACCAGCTCGCCGACCTGCTCAGCGCGCTGCTCCAGCCGTTCTCCCGCTGA